One genomic segment of Verrucomicrobiia bacterium includes these proteins:
- a CDS encoding gamma-glutamyl-gamma-aminobutyrate hydrolase family protein (Members of this family of hydrolases with an active site Cys residue belong to MEROPS family C26.), with protein MSETEALPTHEIVQPNDRALILDFGAQYRDLIYWEIVEQGIRADIVPVTANTQLDIESITSNYKAVVLSGSNKSVNDADAPTIPTELLDGRIPTMGICYGGQLIAKTLGGEVGKKEEDGHHLGEYGATDITIDPDSVAFSGLGRVTKALMSHGDSILELPPGFRQIGDSRGIVAAFESQDGRVFGTQFHPEVNDTEQGVDMFRQFLQETANIAPDPHYTEEVALGEYLHKEEAKIADILESGGEITGLISGGVDSSVVAMMAKTVAERLGRLDQLTFYFIDNGLMRTEDEEVVDMLGRSGIPVQKVDASDHFFHERITLIDKETGEEYLAGPLISEADPQLKRRLIGKAFIDISEGIMAQRRTERSATQYLLQGTNAADFVESGAHGGDVIKHHHNVTPETDAMRTSGQILEPLLGLFKHHVRSSAREMYGLPEELSDRQPFPGPGLGPRIVANPEGTLNKPENFEQLQDRLDTLLGDEVRGHIVCLNTVGNKGDGRSLTNLVVLEGAAPWDRLDELSQQITDKFSDVNRVLYAPGVTIDRARVGGVITDVTPQIAKNLRRMEEIKRSAMHREDLDPYISQHFVATLGFDLLGTGQPTLALRLFITGDKLAEMAHRRGKGSKEDYMTGIAAVPGVHIDQAGFDRVMADLDQSLRDHGTLVYDLTGKPPGTTEYE; from the coding sequence ATGTCAGAGACCGAAGCCCTTCCAACCCATGAAATCGTACAGCCGAATGATCGAGCGCTTATCTTAGATTTTGGCGCCCAATACCGCGATCTTATCTACTGGGAAATAGTCGAACAAGGTATCCGGGCCGATATCGTACCCGTCACTGCCAACACCCAGCTAGACATAGAGAGTATCACCAGCAACTACAAGGCGGTGGTTCTGTCTGGCAGCAACAAGAGTGTCAACGATGCCGACGCCCCAACAATACCCACCGAACTACTGGATGGACGAATCCCCACCATGGGTATCTGCTACGGCGGCCAGCTAATCGCAAAAACCCTGGGTGGTGAAGTAGGCAAAAAAGAAGAAGACGGCCACCACCTGGGCGAGTACGGCGCCACCGATATCACCATCGACCCAGACTCTGTCGCCTTTTCTGGCCTGGGCAGGGTTACCAAAGCCCTGATGAGTCATGGCGATAGCATCCTAGAACTGCCGCCTGGCTTTAGGCAGATCGGCGATTCGCGCGGCATTGTCGCAGCCTTCGAGAGTCAGGACGGAAGAGTGTTCGGCACCCAGTTCCACCCAGAGGTAAATGACACCGAACAAGGGGTGGATATGTTCCGGCAATTCCTGCAAGAAACGGCCAACATAGCCCCAGACCCACACTACACCGAGGAAGTTGCGCTGGGCGAGTACCTACACAAGGAAGAAGCCAAGATAGCAGACATACTGGAAAGCGGGGGCGAGATCACCGGGCTCATCAGCGGTGGTGTCGACTCATCTGTTGTGGCCATGATGGCCAAGACAGTTGCCGAACGTCTGGGGCGGCTAGACCAACTGACCTTCTACTTTATAGATAACGGCCTGATGCGCACCGAGGACGAAGAGGTGGTGGATATGCTAGGCCGGTCAGGTATCCCCGTACAGAAGGTCGACGCCTCTGACCACTTCTTTCACGAACGTATCACCCTGATAGACAAAGAAACGGGCGAGGAGTATCTGGCTGGCCCGCTCATTAGCGAGGCAGACCCGCAGCTAAAAAGGCGTCTGATTGGCAAAGCGTTTATAGACATCAGCGAAGGCATCATGGCCCAGCGGCGCACCGAACGATCTGCCACACAGTATCTTTTGCAGGGCACCAACGCCGCAGACTTTGTAGAAAGCGGAGCCCACGGTGGTGACGTGATCAAGCATCATCATAACGTCACCCCAGAAACCGATGCCATGCGCACCTCCGGCCAGATCCTAGAGCCACTGCTGGGACTGTTCAAGCACCATGTCCGGTCCAGCGCCCGCGAGATGTACGGCCTGCCCGAAGAGCTTTCTGATCGTCAGCCGTTTCCCGGCCCTGGCCTGGGGCCCCGGATTGTTGCCAACCCAGAGGGTACGCTCAACAAACCAGAGAACTTCGAGCAGCTACAGGACAGATTAGACACCTTGTTGGGCGACGAAGTCCGCGGACATATCGTCTGTCTAAATACCGTTGGCAATAAGGGGGACGGCCGCAGCCTGACTAATCTGGTTGTCTTGGAAGGCGCCGCGCCGTGGGATCGTCTGGATGAGCTATCCCAGCAAATCACCGACAAATTCTCGGACGTAAACCGGGTGCTGTATGCGCCCGGGGTAACAATTGACCGAGCCCGAGTGGGCGGGGTCATCACCGACGTTACGCCACAAATCGCCAAGAACCTGAGGCGCATGGAAGAAATAAAGCGATCAGCCATGCACCGCGAAGACCTAGACCCCTACATTAGCCAACATTTTGTTGCCACACTGGGCTTTGACCTACTGGGCACAGGCCAGCCCACTCTGGCGCTGCGTCTGTTTATAACAGGCGACAAGCTTGCCGAAATGGCTCACCGCCGAGGCAAGGGCAGCAAAGAAGACTACATGACCGGTATTGCCGCTGTGCCTGGGGTGCATATTGACCAGGCAGGTTTTGACCGAGTTATGGCAGATCTGGACCAGTCACTCCGAGACCACGGCACACTGGTATACGACCTGACCGGCAAACCACCAGGCACCACAGAATACGAGTGA
- a CDS encoding histidine phosphatase family protein, which translates to MKHLYFLRHGQSASNIHNIYDGVSDTPLTDHGRGQAKKAGQDALSNKLHVDVIVCSPLERAKETAEIFATQVGYPLDKIIVDKRMVERNFGKLQGQTRPGSRPEYATLKHHDVEDDDEIVERARTVLDWLETLPHDDIMVVSHGSFGRAMRSLVHKDFPMSHPHSLPNAEIQEWL; encoded by the coding sequence ATGAAACACCTCTACTTTCTTCGACACGGCCAGAGTGCTAGCAATATTCATAATATTTATGACGGTGTATCAGACACACCCCTGACCGACCATGGTCGAGGCCAGGCCAAAAAAGCTGGGCAGGACGCCCTGTCCAATAAACTGCATGTGGATGTTATTGTGTGCTCACCCCTAGAACGAGCCAAAGAAACGGCAGAGATTTTTGCCACCCAAGTTGGCTATCCCCTAGACAAAATTATCGTGGATAAGCGGATGGTAGAACGTAACTTTGGAAAATTACAGGGACAGACCCGTCCGGGTAGCCGGCCGGAATATGCGACGCTAAAACACCATGATGTAGAAGACGATGACGAGATTGTAGAGCGGGCCCGCACCGTCCTAGATTGGCTAGAGACGCTGCCGCACGACGATATTATGGTTGTAAGTCATGGCAGCTTCGGTAGAGCCATGCGCAGCCTGGTACACAAAGACTTTCCCATGAGTCACCCCCATAGCTTGCCGAATGCCGAGATCCAGGAGTGGCTCTAA